In the genome of Meles meles chromosome 2, mMelMel3.1 paternal haplotype, whole genome shotgun sequence, one region contains:
- the DOK2 gene encoding docking protein 2 isoform X1 — protein MEEVAVKQGFLYLLQQQTFGKKWRRFGAVLYGESDCALARLELQEGPEKPRRGEAARRVIRLSDCLRVAEAGGEASSPRDTSAFFLETKERQYQLAAPTAERSDWIQAICLLAFPGQRKELLGPTGKGSRPRMEENELYSSTTAVAPRKEFVVTMRPTEASERCRLRGSYTLRAGETALELWGGHELGSKLYEWPYRFLRRFGRDKVTFSFEAGRRCISGEGNFEFETRQGNEIFSALEEAISAQKNSAHPGPQPQPAIVPAVLPRPESPYSRPHDSLPPPSPSTPVPSARPRGPEGEYAVPFDAVARNLGKSLRGVLAVPPHAPADPLYDSIEEHPPPRPDHIYDEPEGVAALSLYDSPQEPQGEAWRRQAAADRDRGGLQRGQDLSATGWPQGTEYDNVILKKGPK, from the exons ATGGAAGAAGTAGCCGTGAAACAGGGCTTCCTGTACCTTCTACAGCAGCAGACTTTCGGAAAG AAATGGCGCCGGTTTGGGGCTGTGCTGTATGGAGAGTCAGACTGCGCCCTGGCCCGGCTGGAGCTCCAGGAGGGCCCAGAGAAGCCACGCCGGGGAGAGGCCGCCAGGAGGGTGATCCGCCTCAGTGACTGCCTACGTGTGGCTGAGGCCGGTGGGGAGGCCAGCAGCCCCCGGGACACCAGCGCCTTCTTCCTGGAGACCAAGGAGCGCCAGTACCAGCTAGCAGCCCCCACCGCAGAGCGCAGTGACTGGATCCAGGCCATCTGCCTCTTGGCCTTCCCT GGCCAGAGGAAGGAGCTGCTGGGGCCCACGGGGAAGGGCAGCCGGCCCCGCATGGAGGAGAATGAACTGTACAGCAGCACGACTGCAG taGCCCCCCGCAAGGAGTTTGTTGTGACCATGAGACCCACAGAAGCCAGTGAGAGGTGCCGGCTCCGAGGATCCTACACCCTCCGGGCTGGGGAGACAGCCCTGGAGCTGTGGGGTGGTCATGAGCTGGGCAGCAAGCTGTATGAGTGGCCCTACAGGTTTCTGAGGCGCTTTGGGCGGGACAAG GTAACCTTTTCCTTTGAGGCAGGCCGGCGCTGCATCTCTGGAGAGGGCAACTTTGAGTTTGAAACCCGGCAAGGCAACGAGATCTTCTCCGCCCTGGAGGAAGCCATTTCTGCCCAAAAGAACAGCGCGCATCCTGGGCCGCAACCCCAGCCAGCCATAGTCCCTGCGGTGCTGCCCCGGCCAGAAAGCCCCTACTCCCGGCCCCACGACTCCCTGCCACCTCCCTCACCCTCCACTCCAGTGCCCTCTGCCCGGCCGCGGGGCCCGGAAGGGGAATACGCCGTGCCCTTTGATGCAGTGGCCCGTAACCTGGGGAAGAGCTTGAGGGGCGTCCTGGCAGTCCCTCCGCACGCCCCTGCGGACCCCCTGTATGACAGCATTGAGGAGCACCCACCCCCACGACCCGACCACATATATGATGAGCCTGAGGGAGTGGCTGCCCTGTCCCTGTATGACAGCCCAcaggagccccagggagaggcctGGAGGAGGCAGGCCGCAGCTGACAGGGACCGCGGCGGCCTCCAGAGAGGGCAGGACCTCTCTGCCACTGGCTGGCCACAGGGAACTGAGTATGACAATGTCATACTTAAGAAAGGCCCAAAGTGA
- the DOK2 gene encoding docking protein 2 isoform X2 yields the protein MEEVAVKQGFLYLLQQQTFGKKWRRFGAVLYGESDCALARLELQEGPEKPRRGEAARRVIRLSDCLRVAEAGGEASSPRDTSAFFLETKERQYQLAAPTAERSDWIQAICLLAFPGQRKELLGPTGKGSRPRMEENELYSSTTAAPRKEFVVTMRPTEASERCRLRGSYTLRAGETALELWGGHELGSKLYEWPYRFLRRFGRDKVTFSFEAGRRCISGEGNFEFETRQGNEIFSALEEAISAQKNSAHPGPQPQPAIVPAVLPRPESPYSRPHDSLPPPSPSTPVPSARPRGPEGEYAVPFDAVARNLGKSLRGVLAVPPHAPADPLYDSIEEHPPPRPDHIYDEPEGVAALSLYDSPQEPQGEAWRRQAAADRDRGGLQRGQDLSATGWPQGTEYDNVILKKGPK from the exons ATGGAAGAAGTAGCCGTGAAACAGGGCTTCCTGTACCTTCTACAGCAGCAGACTTTCGGAAAG AAATGGCGCCGGTTTGGGGCTGTGCTGTATGGAGAGTCAGACTGCGCCCTGGCCCGGCTGGAGCTCCAGGAGGGCCCAGAGAAGCCACGCCGGGGAGAGGCCGCCAGGAGGGTGATCCGCCTCAGTGACTGCCTACGTGTGGCTGAGGCCGGTGGGGAGGCCAGCAGCCCCCGGGACACCAGCGCCTTCTTCCTGGAGACCAAGGAGCGCCAGTACCAGCTAGCAGCCCCCACCGCAGAGCGCAGTGACTGGATCCAGGCCATCTGCCTCTTGGCCTTCCCT GGCCAGAGGAAGGAGCTGCTGGGGCCCACGGGGAAGGGCAGCCGGCCCCGCATGGAGGAGAATGAACTGTACAGCAGCACGACTGCAG CCCCCCGCAAGGAGTTTGTTGTGACCATGAGACCCACAGAAGCCAGTGAGAGGTGCCGGCTCCGAGGATCCTACACCCTCCGGGCTGGGGAGACAGCCCTGGAGCTGTGGGGTGGTCATGAGCTGGGCAGCAAGCTGTATGAGTGGCCCTACAGGTTTCTGAGGCGCTTTGGGCGGGACAAG GTAACCTTTTCCTTTGAGGCAGGCCGGCGCTGCATCTCTGGAGAGGGCAACTTTGAGTTTGAAACCCGGCAAGGCAACGAGATCTTCTCCGCCCTGGAGGAAGCCATTTCTGCCCAAAAGAACAGCGCGCATCCTGGGCCGCAACCCCAGCCAGCCATAGTCCCTGCGGTGCTGCCCCGGCCAGAAAGCCCCTACTCCCGGCCCCACGACTCCCTGCCACCTCCCTCACCCTCCACTCCAGTGCCCTCTGCCCGGCCGCGGGGCCCGGAAGGGGAATACGCCGTGCCCTTTGATGCAGTGGCCCGTAACCTGGGGAAGAGCTTGAGGGGCGTCCTGGCAGTCCCTCCGCACGCCCCTGCGGACCCCCTGTATGACAGCATTGAGGAGCACCCACCCCCACGACCCGACCACATATATGATGAGCCTGAGGGAGTGGCTGCCCTGTCCCTGTATGACAGCCCAcaggagccccagggagaggcctGGAGGAGGCAGGCCGCAGCTGACAGGGACCGCGGCGGCCTCCAGAGAGGGCAGGACCTCTCTGCCACTGGCTGGCCACAGGGAACTGAGTATGACAATGTCATACTTAAGAAAGGCCCAAAGTGA